One Gloeothece verrucosa PCC 7822 DNA window includes the following coding sequences:
- a CDS encoding DEAD/DEAH box helicase family protein: protein MSFDFNKFLTSKSAKRHVHPVDLFQSLKVIDPDVKDLWLAQGDALRLWHAIRDHEDVALVLNTGAGKTMIGAITAQCLVNETNDHVLYVCSSIQLVEQTAKKAEGYGLKFTTYYRSDFSNTLYQRGQAPCVTTYHALFNGKSRFLQDLPSAIIFDDAHTVEHLLRDAFSIKIRRETFPKAFSQIVELFRGYHRLIRAGVGYEETQKQRNANNYWFVPPFALYEQYHELERILLDANLDEELETLFSWEHLKNYLDICTLFISGQEIVLTPPVIPVSTIPYFQKGIRRLYLSATLTAGDKFMRTFGRVPEIVAPKTTAGECERLILLPSMHEDSPDDVAIAKNIIREHKALILVPSYRREAIWSDVLTMREKDNVTEKIEKFKAAQSPEKMSLVSRYDGIDLPDNDCRVMVIDELPASLNPLEKFFWERLGLAKYLRSAISSRIIQAFGRISRGMSDYGVVIITSQKLRDWLLEPKNLATLPLFLVQQLELGMSISEDTHPLELEKVARGCLNRERNWLDLYNEKIQKSNSDVESTTDPQALRISQTEFEFGQALWRRDYEVAAKCLSQSLEETFEASANTAAWHLLWLGYCYERLGQKREAYEAYQRAHNIAHNIPPLHLQDWSDLTPELPDQVLEVARYLYSDPLVMQQSVPTNFDLDLAVLDGTGDSDQIEESLRLLGQYLGLMSSRPEKEFGTGPDVFWDAGEGPVLSLEVKSDKQSRSSYVKKDLGQLRDHYRWVINHSQSQTIYSAFVGLSLPPSHSSNPDPDMDVIELKEFKAIAQRLRAALEDICSQALPTTLPQKVFEVFKQRNLLWPELYQNIKKCKLHELRQKH, encoded by the coding sequence ATGTCCTTCGACTTTAACAAGTTTTTAACCTCTAAATCCGCTAAACGTCACGTCCATCCCGTCGACCTTTTCCAGAGTCTAAAAGTGATCGACCCCGATGTAAAGGATCTTTGGCTGGCTCAGGGGGATGCTCTACGGCTCTGGCACGCCATACGAGATCATGAAGATGTGGCGCTCGTTCTCAATACGGGAGCGGGAAAAACAATGATAGGAGCGATCACCGCACAATGTCTCGTCAACGAAACGAATGACCATGTTCTCTACGTATGCAGTTCGATCCAATTAGTTGAACAAACCGCCAAAAAAGCCGAAGGTTACGGACTCAAATTTACTACTTATTATCGCAGCGATTTCAGCAATACACTCTACCAACGAGGGCAAGCTCCCTGTGTGACCACCTATCATGCCCTTTTCAATGGGAAATCTCGCTTTTTGCAAGATCTCCCATCTGCGATAATCTTTGATGATGCTCATACCGTCGAACATCTCCTGCGAGATGCCTTCAGCATCAAGATCAGACGAGAAACATTTCCCAAAGCCTTCTCCCAGATAGTAGAACTTTTTCGTGGCTATCATAGACTGATTCGCGCAGGAGTGGGTTATGAAGAAACTCAAAAACAAAGAAACGCCAATAACTATTGGTTCGTGCCACCTTTTGCCCTCTACGAACAATATCACGAATTAGAAAGGATTTTACTCGATGCGAATCTCGATGAGGAACTCGAAACCCTTTTCTCTTGGGAACACCTGAAGAATTATCTGGATATCTGCACCCTGTTCATTTCAGGTCAGGAAATTGTGCTTACGCCCCCCGTCATTCCCGTTAGTACCATTCCTTACTTTCAAAAAGGCATCCGTCGGCTTTATCTTTCAGCCACTCTCACGGCAGGGGATAAATTTATGAGAACTTTTGGCCGAGTGCCGGAGATCGTTGCTCCGAAAACCACCGCCGGCGAGTGTGAGAGATTAATTCTCCTCCCTTCGATGCACGAAGATTCTCCTGATGATGTGGCCATCGCTAAAAATATTATTCGAGAGCATAAAGCTTTAATTTTAGTGCCTTCTTATCGTCGAGAAGCAATTTGGTCTGATGTGCTGACCATGCGTGAAAAAGATAATGTTACCGAAAAAATAGAAAAATTCAAAGCCGCCCAATCGCCTGAAAAAATGTCATTAGTCAGTCGCTATGACGGGATCGATTTACCTGATAATGATTGTCGCGTCATGGTTATTGATGAGCTTCCGGCCAGTCTCAATCCTCTAGAAAAATTCTTTTGGGAAAGACTCGGTTTGGCCAAATATTTGCGCTCGGCGATTTCCTCCCGAATTATTCAGGCATTTGGTCGAATTTCGAGAGGGATGAGCGATTATGGGGTGGTGATCATCACGAGCCAAAAATTGCGAGATTGGCTACTTGAGCCGAAAAATCTGGCGACTTTACCCTTATTTCTGGTTCAACAACTGGAATTAGGGATGAGTATTTCCGAAGATACCCATCCGTTAGAGCTTGAAAAAGTGGCTAGAGGCTGTCTTAATCGAGAGCGAAACTGGCTTGACCTTTACAACGAAAAAATTCAAAAATCCAATTCAGATGTGGAATCTACCACCGATCCGCAAGCTCTCAGGATTTCGCAGACCGAATTCGAGTTCGGTCAAGCTTTGTGGCGACGCGATTATGAGGTGGCGGCTAAATGCTTGTCACAGTCTTTAGAAGAGACTTTTGAAGCGAGTGCTAACACGGCAGCGTGGCATCTTCTTTGGCTAGGTTATTGTTATGAGCGGCTTGGCCAGAAGAGGGAAGCGTATGAAGCTTACCAAAGGGCGCATAACATAGCCCACAATATACCTCCCTTGCACCTTCAAGATTGGTCAGACCTCACGCCGGAATTACCCGATCAAGTGCTGGAAGTAGCCCGATATTTGTACAGCGATCCTTTAGTTATGCAACAGTCTGTCCCCACAAATTTCGATCTCGACCTCGCCGTCCTTGATGGCACAGGAGATTCAGACCAAATTGAGGAGTCCCTAAGATTGCTAGGACAATATTTAGGTCTGATGTCGAGTCGCCCAGAAAAAGAGTTTGGAACCGGCCCTGACGTTTTCTGGGATGCGGGAGAAGGGCCTGTTTTATCCTTGGAAGTTAAATCGGACAAACAGTCTAGATCTTCTTATGTCAAAAAAGACTTGGGACAGTTGAGAGATCATTACCGATGGGTGATCAATCATAGCCAATCCCAGACGATTTACTCCGCTTTTGTGGGTTTATCGCTGCCACCATCACACAGTTCTAACCCTGACCCCGATATGGATGTCATCGAGTTGAAGGAATTTAAAGCGATAGCCCAACGGTTGAGGGCAGCTTTAGAAGATATCTGTAGCCAAGCTTTACCAACCACCTTACCCCAGAAGGTTTTTGAGGTGTTCAAGCAAAGAAATTTACTTTGGCCAGAGCTTTATCAAAATATTAAGAAATGTAAGCTCCACGAGCTTCGTCAAAAGCACTAA
- a CDS encoding PIN domain-containing protein, whose translation MLCAVIITSRIEEYSAVQSHLSDLHEIEHPQGTVYERGNFTANEQTWDILIAEIEAGNEAAALEAERAISHFNPNVLLFIGVAGGIKNVKLGDVVVADKVYGYESGKAAEEFYPIPEARNTSYRLRERAKAEARNKDNNWLKRLTSFNLSVPPQVVVAPIASGQKLIVSNQSTEFQFLRSNYEDAIAVESGGFGCLQTAKANERLFALVIRGISYLIDNFSESDEKNWTEIAARHASAFAFEILAKFKLEQENISQQIRGIQSNIKRVEEQINVEQMAELISKNLNSNLTDEINKKIDFVSKFLKKGQLKQAFDYITDLTDELWHKADDKAKYRLLAKTGLIQLGLDHYHEGASNLIKAKQYNPDNETALALAARGHILHKQYEQAEILIEKVLEKNPANALAYSLRVDMANEADSIDKILEQIPEPYRNEPDVLIALGQAAFNRQLYPQAEEWVQSAINLSEKEGYTDNLKVLLGVIILEPVTQDYLRIASGQLSEINQKKLERAVKLFTEFLKGNPYDANDLSPLELTALPNRSGALRLLGKYDEAIRDIDLVLQREPDNAYCIKQRAILAHEKGNEEQAYEFSKKLLSSPEIPEASILAASSLITMQRFPEAQKILEEFQQTEGHEKLKQETKRLQVEIYFKLKDYKSAQKILEELLNGDPENTFNLILQIRFKNTIDRDKVSDELIEKAKNCLLLDTSIAASWSLAEELYYLKYYRDAAEIYELFVDKTLNNRLTRNLAYAYYCSGQYKPALEICNQLLNKYGALQYASEMAANIYERIGDLTESSRICEDYLKVVPDDKVIQLRLACIYYLQNNYIDLDNFLDKKITIDNLSSEHCFYLARLYKSRRRINDFFDVIYEMRRQFYNETEVHEFYNTISCLEVCRNQPNNVNIERIENNCGVLVKDSLNNEQWYILDDRNDAELSKQELNSSQTLYKKLIGKKVGDTIIKSETFFEQETLTIVAIEDKYFAAFQLSLDFLKNLSDFQGLQVIHVRMTEDQIAPDWLQKFDEMLQRREDNFDQLKTDYQQGKIPLGLFANIINKNPIELWEMLVWHSTPLIHAWSNFNNEKFEDSLTILRKGGSVVIDPISLMTIHQLNIADEVVKALGKLGIAQSTLYLFQNVVEQIQDWEANGFATVGIRENQRIFQEFTPEQVAQKRNYFEQIIQWINNNCCVFPCWRALDIEVEKREQLNQVFGLAFADTVLIAGESGRILYSDDQFLRWYAHADSGVGGVWTQVILNYCRQVECIDESKYRQATLQLVCWGYDHTRIDASILLEAARKSEWRVKYPYTRVLQVLSDPKLEIKSVVYGISEFIYQLYQEVVIPDIRDYLILEMLRTLTSKRSKTNFINILNQFIKKRFILNPVHEKEVLSLIRIWQDCQSIIT comes from the coding sequence ATGCTCTGTGCAGTTATTATTACCTCCCGAATCGAAGAGTATTCGGCGGTTCAGTCTCATTTAAGTGATCTTCACGAAATAGAACACCCACAAGGAACAGTTTACGAACGAGGAAATTTTACAGCCAATGAACAAACATGGGACATTTTAATCGCTGAAATTGAGGCAGGGAATGAAGCAGCCGCTTTAGAAGCAGAGAGAGCAATTTCTCATTTCAATCCTAATGTTTTACTGTTTATTGGAGTCGCTGGCGGAATCAAAAATGTCAAGTTAGGAGATGTGGTAGTGGCTGACAAAGTTTATGGCTATGAATCAGGTAAGGCGGCAGAAGAATTTTACCCTATACCAGAAGCCAGAAATACATCTTATAGATTACGAGAAAGAGCTAAAGCTGAAGCAAGAAATAAAGATAACAATTGGCTAAAAAGGTTAACATCTTTTAATTTATCTGTTCCTCCTCAAGTTGTTGTTGCTCCCATTGCGTCTGGTCAAAAATTGATTGTCTCAAATCAATCAACTGAGTTCCAGTTTTTACGCTCAAATTATGAGGATGCGATCGCTGTTGAATCAGGAGGTTTTGGCTGTCTTCAAACGGCTAAGGCTAATGAGCGACTTTTTGCGCTTGTTATTCGGGGCATTTCTTATCTAATTGATAACTTTAGTGAATCTGATGAAAAAAACTGGACAGAAATAGCTGCTCGTCATGCAAGCGCCTTTGCTTTTGAAATTTTAGCTAAGTTTAAACTTGAGCAAGAGAATATAAGTCAGCAAATTAGAGGTATTCAGTCAAATATAAAACGAGTCGAAGAGCAGATTAATGTTGAACAGATGGCTGAATTAATCAGTAAAAATCTTAACTCTAATTTAACTGATGAAATAAATAAGAAAATTGATTTTGTTAGTAAATTCCTTAAAAAAGGACAACTGAAACAAGCTTTTGACTATATAACTGACTTAACAGATGAATTGTGGCATAAAGCAGATGACAAAGCTAAATATCGTTTATTAGCTAAAACTGGCCTAATTCAATTAGGATTAGATCATTATCATGAAGGCGCATCAAACCTAATCAAAGCTAAACAATATAATCCAGACAATGAAACTGCATTGGCTTTAGCCGCCAGAGGACATATTTTACACAAACAATATGAGCAAGCAGAAATATTAATAGAGAAAGTTTTAGAAAAAAATCCTGCTAATGCACTTGCCTATTCTCTCCGTGTTGATATGGCTAACGAGGCAGATTCTATTGATAAGATTTTAGAGCAAATTCCTGAGCCTTATCGAAACGAGCCTGATGTTTTAATTGCATTAGGACAAGCTGCTTTCAATCGTCAACTTTATCCCCAAGCTGAAGAATGGGTTCAATCTGCCATTAATTTATCTGAGAAAGAAGGATATACAGATAATTTAAAAGTTTTACTAGGAGTAATTATATTAGAGCCTGTTACTCAAGATTATCTTCGAATTGCGTCTGGACAATTAAGTGAAATTAATCAGAAAAAATTAGAGAGAGCAGTTAAGTTATTTACGGAATTTCTCAAAGGAAATCCTTATGATGCAAACGATCTATCTCCTCTGGAATTAACTGCATTACCAAATCGTAGTGGTGCTTTGAGATTACTAGGTAAATATGATGAAGCCATTAGAGATATTGATCTAGTTTTACAGAGAGAACCAGATAATGCTTATTGCATTAAACAACGCGCTATTCTTGCTCATGAAAAAGGAAATGAAGAACAGGCTTATGAATTTTCTAAAAAGCTCCTTTCAAGTCCTGAAATACCTGAAGCTTCTATACTAGCTGCCAGTTCGTTGATAACTATGCAACGATTTCCCGAAGCACAAAAAATCCTCGAAGAGTTTCAACAAACGGAGGGACATGAAAAACTAAAGCAAGAAACAAAACGACTCCAAGTAGAAATTTATTTTAAATTAAAAGATTATAAATCTGCTCAGAAAATTCTAGAAGAATTGTTAAATGGAGATCCTGAAAATACATTTAATCTAATTTTGCAGATTCGGTTTAAAAATACAATTGATAGAGATAAAGTTTCTGATGAACTCATCGAGAAAGCTAAAAACTGTTTATTACTTGATACTTCTATCGCTGCGTCTTGGTCTTTAGCTGAAGAATTATATTATTTAAAATACTATCGTGATGCGGCTGAAATTTATGAGTTATTTGTTGATAAAACTTTAAATAATAGACTTACTCGTAATTTAGCTTATGCTTACTATTGCTCAGGACAATATAAACCGGCTTTAGAAATTTGTAACCAATTACTTAATAAATATGGTGCTTTGCAATATGCTTCTGAAATGGCTGCTAATATTTATGAAAGGATAGGGGATCTTACGGAAAGTAGTCGGATATGTGAAGATTATTTAAAAGTAGTTCCTGATGATAAAGTTATTCAGTTACGTTTAGCCTGTATTTATTATTTACAAAATAATTATATTGATTTAGATAATTTTTTAGACAAAAAAATTACTATTGATAACTTAAGTTCAGAGCATTGTTTTTATCTAGCTAGATTATATAAATCAAGACGGCGTATCAATGATTTTTTTGATGTCATTTATGAAATGAGAAGACAGTTTTATAATGAAACTGAAGTTCATGAATTTTATAATACTATTTCATGTTTAGAAGTTTGCAGAAATCAACCTAATAACGTAAATATAGAACGAATTGAAAATAACTGCGGAGTTCTTGTCAAAGATTCCCTTAATAACGAGCAGTGGTATATATTAGATGATCGGAATGATGCAGAGTTATCAAAACAAGAACTTAATTCTAGCCAAACGCTTTATAAAAAATTAATTGGGAAAAAAGTAGGTGATACAATCATTAAGTCAGAAACTTTTTTTGAACAGGAGACTTTAACTATAGTCGCTATAGAAGATAAATATTTTGCTGCCTTTCAACTTAGTCTTGATTTCCTAAAAAATTTATCTGATTTTCAAGGTCTTCAAGTAATTCATGTCCGAATGACAGAAGATCAAATTGCCCCTGATTGGCTTCAAAAATTTGATGAAATGCTACAACGGCGGGAAGATAATTTTGATCAGTTAAAAACTGATTATCAGCAAGGAAAAATTCCCCTTGGTTTATTTGCAAATATTATTAATAAGAATCCTATTGAACTTTGGGAAATGCTGGTTTGGCACTCTACTCCTTTAATCCACGCCTGGTCAAATTTTAATAATGAAAAATTTGAAGATTCTTTGACGATTTTACGAAAAGGGGGTTCTGTTGTTATCGATCCCATATCTTTAATGACAATTCACCAATTAAACATTGCTGACGAAGTAGTAAAAGCACTAGGAAAATTAGGTATCGCTCAATCAACTCTTTATTTATTCCAAAATGTTGTTGAGCAGATTCAAGACTGGGAAGCCAATGGTTTTGCCACTGTAGGGATAAGAGAAAACCAAAGAATTTTTCAGGAATTTACTCCTGAGCAAGTTGCTCAAAAAAGAAATTATTTTGAACAAATAATTCAATGGATTAATAATAATTGTTGCGTGTTTCCCTGTTGGAGAGCATTAGATATTGAGGTGGAGAAACGTGAACAACTTAATCAAGTTTTTGGTTTAGCTTTTGCTGATACTGTATTGATTGCCGGAGAGTCAGGACGTATCTTATATTCTGATGATCAATTTCTGCGCTGGTATGCTCATGCAGATTCAGGTGTTGGAGGAGTTTGGACTCAGGTTATCCTTAATTATTGCCGGCAGGTGGAATGTATTGATGAATCTAAATATCGTCAAGCAACTTTACAGTTAGTTTGCTGGGGATATGATCATACTAGGATCGACGCTAGTATTCTATTGGAAGCGGCTAGAAAGAGTGAATGGAGAGTAAAGTATCCGTACACCAGAGTTTTACAGGTTCTTAGTGATCCAAAATTGGAAATAAAGTCTGTTGTTTATGGGATTAGCGAATTTATATATCAACTTTACCAAGAAGTTGTAATTCCCGATATTAGAGATTACTTAATTCTTGAAATGTTGAGAACGTTAACTTCTAAACGTTCTAAAACAAACTTTATTAATATCTTGAATCAATTCATAAAAAAACGATTTATTTTAAACCCCGTCCATGAAAAAGAAGTTTTGTCGTTAATAAGAATCTGGCAAGATTGTCAGTCAATAATTACTTAA
- a CDS encoding AAA family ATPase, which translates to MNTISPIPILPYSRIVGQEQLKLALEIAYIAPRLGGVLISGHRGTGKSTAVRAFSQMLYGDLPVTLPINATEDRVVGGWKIDELMQSKAVWQAGLLEEAAKKLLYVDEINLLDDHIVNIILDVTSTGVLVVQREGQSEQKALSFTLVGTMNPEEGGLRPQLLDRFGLMVSVTAEMEEQRRLAILQNVLAFEEALVQLDLENKSEFLELAKKENQEKVQQLKAAKEKVYSIKVASKALNQCITLGKRFQVEGNRGDFILAMAARACAALQGAETVNSEHIRAVVPLALQHRRPEMAQSNQGVWHDQDNETVAEILESE; encoded by the coding sequence ATGAATACAATATCGCCGATCCCAATTCTCCCTTACAGCCGAATTGTCGGACAAGAACAACTTAAACTTGCCCTAGAAATTGCTTATATTGCACCCCGGCTAGGAGGAGTATTGATTAGTGGACATCGGGGAACGGGCAAATCAACGGCTGTGCGAGCATTTTCGCAGATGCTTTACGGGGACTTACCCGTAACTTTACCGATCAATGCCACAGAAGATCGGGTAGTGGGAGGCTGGAAAATTGATGAATTGATGCAGAGTAAGGCAGTTTGGCAAGCGGGTTTATTAGAAGAAGCCGCCAAAAAACTGCTTTATGTTGATGAGATTAACTTATTAGACGATCATATTGTCAATATCATCCTCGATGTCACCTCAACAGGAGTGCTAGTGGTGCAGCGAGAAGGGCAGAGTGAGCAAAAAGCCTTGTCTTTTACCTTAGTAGGAACGATGAACCCAGAAGAAGGAGGTTTGCGTCCCCAGTTGCTTGATCGTTTTGGTTTAATGGTTAGTGTTACCGCCGAGATGGAAGAACAGCGCAGATTAGCGATTCTGCAAAATGTTCTCGCCTTTGAAGAAGCACTTGTTCAGCTTGATTTGGAGAACAAATCAGAATTTTTAGAATTAGCCAAGAAAGAAAATCAGGAAAAAGTTCAACAGCTAAAAGCAGCAAAGGAAAAAGTTTATAGCATCAAAGTTGCCTCAAAAGCACTTAATCAATGTATTACGCTAGGAAAAAGGTTTCAAGTAGAAGGCAACCGAGGAGATTTTATCTTAGCAATGGCGGCGCGGGCTTGTGCTGCGTTACAAGGGGCAGAAACCGTCAATAGTGAACATATTCGGGCAGTAGTCCCTTTAGCCCTTCAACACCGTCGGCCAGAAATGGCACAGAGTAATCAGGGGGTGTGGCATGACCAAGATAATGAGACTGTAGCGGAGATTTTAGAGAGTGAGTAA
- a CDS encoding Mg-chelatase subunit ChlI-like protein has product MSKVIADFTNPLLRGLACAALNPGLRSLLFFDASIASLQATAQIMTHLLETVTEEQVSTIELGTIETEEDLWGSLTFSQDNTKQSFEWRSGLLSGGKIPELRIVMIPDLTRLSLAAARACVMLMGSEVGYLERHGHQERWQPNLCWLAGCPREGVGLVSPHLLDRFALRFSEAEITTTDRSTQIEKWLQPQNVTPTQENFSLSPHIETILHKARAHFPNIIPEARSRILDYTAEGQSIRRDLTLLRLAYTNAQLEQVYQVTEQEIDQAAGMMGLKLLKQTTFEKPKKNTFSPPKPPSIPTESPLVELSSSDSFKETPKLEPVYEPKDREILPSTSLGIERVAIADPYPEDTTPVEREFASLRLPPRRFKSVGSGRGVIIGVEPTKTLQDLALVSTLLEAAKFQGFRRQALPNEQVSQSLPIPLILQSTDLRRYRRATVAEQMLTVVLDYTCLRDCRWQEALLPYLQWAYTERANICLIQVGSAEARQELQAQKIMAQNILVPRIRKGLDAGRGNATPLAHGLDLALQTLRHALQHGRSLIQQGVLVIISDGRGNIPLEASRLNQKPTLPVKQKGIEDAIFVSQQIAALNEVETVLLNPKPKYYANLPVKLAQALQAKIADILPLETWEVDE; this is encoded by the coding sequence GTGAGTAAGGTAATAGCAGATTTTACCAATCCTCTCCTACGGGGTTTAGCCTGTGCTGCCCTCAATCCTGGCTTGCGGAGTCTTCTATTTTTTGATGCTTCTATTGCTAGTCTACAGGCTACTGCCCAAATCATGACTCATCTGTTAGAAACAGTGACGGAAGAGCAAGTTTCTACTATCGAGTTAGGGACAATCGAAACTGAGGAGGATTTGTGGGGAAGCTTAACCTTTAGTCAGGATAATACAAAACAGTCTTTTGAGTGGCGATCGGGTTTACTTTCTGGAGGAAAAATTCCCGAATTACGAATCGTTATGATTCCAGACTTAACTCGCTTGAGTTTGGCGGCGGCTAGGGCTTGTGTTATGTTGATGGGGTCAGAGGTTGGGTATCTGGAACGTCACGGACATCAGGAACGTTGGCAACCGAATTTATGCTGGTTAGCAGGATGTCCCCGCGAGGGAGTTGGATTAGTTTCCCCTCATTTGTTAGATCGCTTTGCCTTACGCTTTAGTGAAGCAGAAATTACAACTACTGATCGATCCACACAGATTGAGAAATGGTTACAACCGCAAAATGTTACTCCAACTCAAGAGAATTTCTCTTTATCGCCGCATATTGAGACAATTCTGCACAAAGCACGAGCGCATTTTCCCAACATTATCCCAGAAGCTAGAAGCCGTATTCTTGATTATACGGCAGAGGGACAGAGTATTAGACGAGATTTAACTTTACTGAGGTTAGCTTATACCAATGCCCAATTAGAGCAAGTCTATCAGGTAACGGAACAAGAAATCGATCAAGCGGCAGGTATGATGGGGTTAAAGTTACTCAAGCAAACTACTTTTGAAAAACCGAAAAAAAACACATTTTCCCCACCAAAACCCCCCTCAATCCCGACAGAATCCCCCTTAGTTGAGCTATCTAGTTCAGATTCCTTCAAGGAAACACCTAAATTAGAACCGGTTTATGAACCTAAAGATAGGGAGATATTGCCATCGACTTCCTTGGGAATAGAACGGGTTGCGATCGCCGATCCTTATCCTGAAGATACCACACCTGTTGAGCGGGAATTCGCCTCTCTCCGGTTGCCTCCCCGTCGCTTTAAATCTGTTGGTTCAGGGCGAGGGGTAATTATTGGAGTAGAACCGACGAAAACGCTACAAGATTTAGCTTTAGTGAGTACCTTATTAGAAGCGGCTAAATTTCAAGGATTCCGTCGTCAAGCTTTACCTAATGAACAAGTCTCTCAATCTTTACCCATACCCTTAATTTTGCAATCAACTGATTTAAGGCGGTATCGACGGGCTACGGTTGCCGAACAAATGCTAACTGTAGTATTAGATTATACCTGTTTGCGGGATTGTCGTTGGCAAGAGGCACTTTTACCCTATTTACAGTGGGCCTATACAGAAAGGGCGAATATATGCCTAATTCAGGTGGGTTCTGCCGAAGCACGACAGGAATTACAGGCACAAAAGATTATGGCTCAAAATATCCTTGTTCCGCGCATTCGCAAGGGTTTAGATGCGGGAAGGGGAAACGCTACACCCCTAGCGCATGGATTAGATTTAGCCTTGCAAACCTTACGTCATGCCTTACAACATGGACGAAGTTTGATTCAGCAAGGGGTATTAGTCATTATTAGCGATGGTAGGGGCAATATACCTCTAGAAGCGAGTCGGTTGAATCAAAAACCTACTTTACCGGTAAAACAAAAGGGAATTGAGGATGCAATCTTTGTGAGTCAACAAATTGCTGCCCTTAATGAGGTAGAAACAGTGTTACTCAATCCAAAACCGAAATATTATGCCAATTTACCTGTCAAATTAGCACAGGCACTTCAAGCGAAAATTGCCGATATTTTACCTCTGGAAACATGGGAGGTGGATGAGTAA